The region TTAGCATACTATAACAGCACTCCTTCAATAGCAACATGAACAGACACTAGTTTTGGGAACATATACAACTGAGAAGTCATACCCCATACTCCCAACTACTCCACCTCCAAGCAGTCTACTTGTGACCAGTTACTGGACTCgtagcttttttgtttgtttcacataAACCCACTAAAACCAGGTATGGTTCATCAGGCTGCAAGGGCTGACAATGAACACTCCAAACTAGAAGTGCTCTCTAACACCAGGGAAGACACCAAAAAGTGTTCTGAATGCCAATGGGAGCTTGCAATACATGTAAGTTTGCATACAACACAGGAAAGCCCAGAATACTTTCGTTTTGGGTGTGCCAAGTTCAGATCACTAATGTTAATTTGTAGTCCCAGGAGTATGTTTTGGGGGCAGCTAAACAGTTGAAACAGTTTCCATCTCCCTCCCACCTGTTCCTTTCCATGTCACCCCGCACTACAGCTGCacagtattttgcatttaatgCCACAACccaactggaaaaagaaaattcactgCAATCATGCAATTGTACAGGCACAGCATACAGCAGAAATAACTGGCTGGCAGGGAAGAGCAGCGTGGGATGCTTATCACTGTTCCTGAACTCAAAAAGAAGACAATTCTCACAGGTAGAATCACAGCAGTACCTTAAATGATCACCTGGCATACTACTCCCCATGAAGAACCTAAAGGCTTCAAAACCACCTCACAATAGTTAGGCTGCTGAATGCAGATGAACACCTAAGATATAACGTATAGttctaagaaatattttaaatttgcaAAAGATATTATGAGTAATTTGTTGACTCACTTTCATTGCCTGACCTGCCTTTTCCACAATTAGGACTGATACCACATACTTATAACGGTCAAAGTCCAATTCCTTCACAGCCCTTAATATTTCTTCTGAGATTGAAGCACACAAGGAAGGGCTAGAAACTCCATTGTATTTGGCTTCTCCAAGTTTATTCTATCAAAAACAATTCAGAAAGATCTTAGTTTTCACCCTGGTAgtctttctggaaaataaataaataaataaaattatagtCATTTCCTCTACAAGAACATTAGTATCAATGAGTAGAGTACCCAATAAAGATGATGCTTTCAAACAGCAAAATccacactattttttattctaaaatgttttatctattttttgaAAGTGACAGAGACATCCAGCCAATCTCCATTTAACAAACAGGAGTGTACTGCTTCTCCATCATATGGGCTCAGTTCCCTGGAAAACAGTGCTTCAAATATCTGTTTGAAATACCCAACGGATGTTTTCCAGACAGAAGAATTAATAGAGTTGGTTGTAAGTATCCAAGTTATCACTAAAAGCTACATATTATCTCAGCCATCAGCTACATATTATCAACAGATCGTTCTCCTTcattttggtggtttttttttttttttttttttttttttttttttttttttttttttttttttttggtggcagTCAGACTGTCAAGTACATCAAGTATATTTATACAGGTCATGTGATAATTAGTAGAACTTATTGAAGGAACAGAATTCTACAAATTCAAGGTATAAATTTCCACAAATTCAAGGTCAGGATCTTTGGATAACTGGATATTTTGCAGATTAGGGTACTCTGAACTGTGCCATAGCTTGATTTGATCTAGACATAGGTAAGAGTTTAAGAAACTTTCAGCTTCATCTTAAAAGCACATGCTCAGTGGTGACCTTGCAGAGGACCTTCTGCACTTTGCAAAACAGCACACTCACATTATATTTGTTTGCTAAAAATTGAAGTTTGCAAAGATTTATGCATATGTTGAAGTTTATGCAACTTACACTCTTCCACTGACATTGCAAGACAAGCTACTTTAGCAATTAGacaactaattttaaaaaatactatacCGTTAGTATTGCTTGAGCTTTGCCTCTTACTAAACAATCCCGAAATTTGTTATGTGGCTCCAGCTGGTACGTATTAGCATATCTTATCTTTAAAGCCCTACCAGCTCTCGATGCAAACTGCTTAGTTTTCATTGAATCACTGTAATGCTCTTCTTCCACGGGAGCCATACCAAAAGCTGGGTATTGGGATTGTGTCCTTTTTGCTTTCATCTGTgcaaaagaattttaaaagtccACACCACATGTCAATATTTTAGCATTTACCAGCCTCTATATAATACTTTATGGTGTACAattaagaggggaaaaacacAATTAGTCTAGTAATATgttatgaaaaaagaaaagctagaaAATGGGTATCTTCTGGCTGTTTTGACACTACCACtttgactgaaaaaaaggaacagtgGTTAACTTCTGCtcaattttaatttgttttctgctgaaatccAAATgagtcatagaatggtttgggttagaaaggaccttcaaaggtcacctagcgCAACTcttctgcaatgagcagggacattttcaactagatcaggttactcagagccctgtacagcctggccttgaatgtctccaggaacggggcatctaccacctctctgggcaacatgttccagtgtttcaccacccccactgtaaaaaaattttcttctccaCGCATGTCTAGCCTAAAATCTACCCCTTAACCTGATGCAACAGACGCTGAAGTTCACATTCAAACTCAGTCGTGCAGACACACCATACTAGCACTCATTGTCCAAGTAAAAAAACATGTGTCCAGGACTGCTAACCACAACTTCAAGCTTTTCATTCAAACAGCctacacaaaacccaaaatataAGCTTGCTTCATTTACTGTGTAATTTGACTTGTTCTCACTCTTTGTGAAGCTACCAAACAAATGCCTTACATATTAATGACTTAATttgcacattaaaaaagaaaaagggaataaaCATGCTCCAATTTGCAAGCTTTGTACTTTTGCTTGAAACTTAAAACAGAGT is a window of Columba livia isolate bColLiv1 breed racing homer chromosome 3, bColLiv1.pat.W.v2, whole genome shotgun sequence DNA encoding:
- the DYNLT2 gene encoding dynein light chain Tctex-type protein 2, with protein sequence MEKSSKTPKFSNAALEGGKQRESLSEKDSMKAKRTQSQYPAFGMAPVEEEHYSDSMKTKQFASRAGRALKIRYANTYQLEPHNKFRDCLVRGKAQAILTNKLGEAKYNGVSSPSLCASISEEILRAVKELDFDRYKYVVSVLIVEKAGQAMKVASRWVWDAQKDNWVSAKCETETFIALALVMACYYE